In Gracilinanus agilis isolate LMUSP501 chromosome 1, AgileGrace, whole genome shotgun sequence, the sequence GTTCTCTTGGCCCTTCATCTTCACAAAGAAGTGATTTTGTCTCGCATTTTTCCATCTATAACACAGATGTCTCTGAATCTGTACTCTCAGAGAGACTCTATAGGAGGATGCTCTTGGtgccctttggcagtctggcaaGGCCAAGACACTCCTTCTCAGGCTTGTGTCTCTAGTCCATAAAATATAATGCCCACCAGTTACAAGGGAAACCCAATTAGGGTGAAATAgtgatgaggtttttttttttttccacacagGTTCATGGGCTCCCTGCTCTGGAGTTAGTCAATCTAGGGTGCCCCTGTTGGGAAACTTCCTGTGCCTAGACTCTGTTTCTCCTGTCAGTATTTTCCCAGCCAGCTCTGGGGATCCCACCCTAGCTTCCCACTTGGATGAGTTCTCCCCATTTTTTCTAGGTGATGTAGCTGGGTCCTTCTCCAGGAGGCTCTGCCCCTGCCAGGCAGCTCAGATAGTTCCATCTTCTTGCTCTCAGGCCACCTTTTCTTAGGAAGGCTTCTGCCTTCTTGACCAGCTCTTCAGAAAGGTCTCTGCTGTTAATGGTTGCATGATCTAATAGACTGAGTAATTCACAGAGTGTGGATTGATGAGACCCTCCCGGCCTGACTGCCAGTGGCCTTCCCATTTACACAAAGTAGTCCCAGCAACCTGGTAGAAGGTTTGGTTCTTTAGCAGACTGTTGGATAAGCAATGCTAGTTTCCAAGGCTGATCACCCCAAGGGTGCCGAAGGCACTGCTGCTCTGTATTGCCAAAGACCCCTTTCTCTTGCAGCCTCAGTTCAGCCCGGCAGGACCAAAGCACTTTTTGTCAATGGGGCCTGCTCCTCCCCAACGCTGCTGCCATCCCCAGGGACTTTCTCCCTTCCAGGTGTTCCTGACTATAGGTAAGTGGCTGCCTCTGCTTTCATCTCAAGCATTGTATGTTGCTGGGCCTTTTCCTAGTCTTGTTTCATTCTTAGACACCTACCATAGTGCCCGGCATAGAAGAAATCCTTATTGGTTGATCTTGAACATTTGTAGGAGCAAATCAGTACCGTCCAATATATTTGTTCACAAGGCTCCAAAGACAGCCTTTGTTTTCTCTTAGATTTAAAGATGGATTTCATGGTATAAAACGGGAAAGtgtattcaaatcctgactctcaCTCTTTCTTGCTTTTGGGTTCTGGGCCAACTTAAAATTAACCACTCTAGAGTCAtcgaggtagcacagtggctagagcaccaggcctagagccaggaggatctgagttcagatctggcctgaTACTttccagttatgtgaccctgggcaagtcatttaaccccagttgtctagcctttgctgctgcttttcttagaattgatactaagaagataaggattttaaaacatATTGGCCACTCTGGGCTTTTGCTTCTTCATCTAAACGTGGTGGTGGACTAGATGGGACTTCCTACCTCAAAGTGCTGTGGCCCTAGCTTTTCCTATAATGTGTTTGTTTGCTTGGCCTTCAGCTCTTCTGTGTACCTCTTCCGGCTGATGGCTGTTGTGGTCCATCATGGAGACATGCATTCTGGACACTTTGTGACTTACCGACGCTCCCCCCCTTCTGCCAAGAACCCTCTCTCTGCCAGCAGCCAGTGGCTGTGGATCTCGGACGACACTGTGCGGAAGGCAAGCTTGCAGGAGGTTTTATCTTCGAGTGCTTATCTGCTCTTTTACGAGCGGGTCCTTTCGAAAGCCCAGCAACACCAAAGCCAGGAGTACAAATCTGAAGAGTGAAACTACCTGAGAGCTGGGCCTAGGGGAGTGCTCAGAACcgtgcagaaaaaaaaatgaaaaaccctCAATTTTTCTCTGTATACCTTATGAAAATAGCCCGACTCTAGTCCCTCAACATTCCGGTGTGGCGGTGACGGCAAGCTCTCTCGGCAGGAGCCGTCATCTCCGATCCATGCCCAAACCAAGCTACCAGAAGCAAGCCTGCCAATGGTGTGCCCTGTGGAGTGTCACTGGGTTAGAAAGCATCCATGATGTCTACAAAACCCTTTGCCCTGCCCTGACACAGGGGACTGCAGAGCTCCAGACGCCCGAGGCCACTTTTTCCTACTTGGATGTGTAAATTGCAAGTTTTAAGGAGATTCActtgttttattctttaaaaattccagtcagatttctctttctaaaaaaatCAGGCCTGTAGAAGCTGTGAACGAGAATTACCCTAGTTATTAAAGGCagtgatttaaaagaaaagaagtgccTTCCCCTTGTTTAAATGATCACAGTCCAGCCGACTGCTTTTGTAACGGCCCGGCCAAATATGTGATGAGAGACCTTTGGGAACAGCCGACTCCTCTGATTCTCAGTGGAGGGACAGACGCAGCCCCATTTTGTATGTCCTTTTCTAACAGGTCAGGTCTTTCCGTGTGGGAAGAGGACCCGGCCGAGGCTAAGCTGCCATGAGGGTGCCTTGGGGCGTTTGGGGGTTCTAAGGGTGGTGAGCCCACTCGGCTGGTCAGCTGAGGCTGGGAGACTGGGGCAGGCCTAGCAGGGACCTTAGGAGCTGGATCACAAGGGGTACGAGTTCAAGCCAGTCTTGGCCTGCTACCAGGCAGGGcttgtctcttttttaaaaagcggTTCCAGCAGCCATGTAGATCAGTGGCCTTTATCACCCAGTGTGCTCTTTCACCACCCCAAGTCTAATTCTGGACCCTCCCACACCCCACAGCCCTCTGCACGGTATTTATTAGACAGGATGAAAGACAACACCAAATTGAATCATGTTTTCATCGCCTCTTTTCAGAGTTGTAAGTCCAGGCACTCTAGGGCTGACAGACTTGTTAGTGTCTAGGGTTGGCCTGTGTGTTTTAGTtaaggttttgaaaaaataaaaagataaagcaAGCATTAAGTCTGTGCTAAAATTGCAAACCCTCTAGGGAGGAGAGTTGGACCTGGATCCCCAAAGCCGGTGGTTCTGTGGCCGGCCCCCCTCTGCCTATGGGTCTGAGCCAGAAGGTGCATTTGTGTAAGCAGTTCAGAGGAGGCCTCCTTCCCAGGATGGGCCCAGCAGTGGCTGCCCTGGAGCTGCCCTGGGCCAGGAGGCCTGCTGGGAAAGGGCCCAAGCTCCCAGGCAGGTCCCAGTCAGGGCAGCTCCGAAACAAATGGATCCGCTGTGGCCCAGGCCAGGGAAGCAGCCTGCACTCTGGAGGGAGGACTTGCCAGAATGCCACAGCTTCCTCTGAGGGGGAACAAGGAGGTTTGCACAACCACCAGCATCTCTCTACAGGCCAGAAGGGAGGCCGAGGACCTGGCGGATGAAGGCTGCACCCTGAAGCCAGACTGATTCTGAGGTGGGGCAGTTCCCTACAGCAGAACCCCGAGTTAATAAACGAGGAGCTTGGACCCAAACCAGCGGGCGGTGGGGCTGCTCCCATCCCCCTTTTTGTACCCGCTCTGTGGATTATGGCAATAAAGAATGATGTTCTTAGAACAGCTCACTGGTGGTGGTTTTGCAACTTTACTGTTCATTTCAAAAGCAAACACAGACATGGGAGACGACAGTCCTTTAATAAATCAACACGTGCggcttcattcttttttaaagtttccatTCTAGGTTGGCTACTGTGCTTTATTTCACATACAGTTAACAGTCTGAAAAGTCAATTTACCCTTTTTGACACGGAACTGTAAGGAAAATTGATTTTTCAGTCAAAAAGATCAAGACTTGATGAGCGTTAAGAGAAGCACTTATCTTTTAGAGAAGACAATGTTACGGAATGTCAGATTGACCCGGGGAGCCAGGATCCCTTTCCTGACGGGGAGACTATGGTACCAGTGGATGTTGGTGGGGTGGTTCATCATGAGGAGGCTCCCGTGGGCCAGCTGCAGCTTCACCACCTCCACGGGCCGGGAGGGCTCCTTCCCCCGGGAATCTCTGTGCCGAAAGAAGAAGTCTCGGCAGGCTCCGAAGGAGACGGAGGCGATGGGACTCTTGGGAGCCAGTTCTCGCTCGTCATCGCGGTGCTCACCAATGTGATCGCAGCCGTCTTTGTATCTGCAGGGGGAAGACGGCCCACTGTTTGAGTGCTGTCAGAGGCTCCCCAGGCGCAGGGCCAAAGTGCCTGGGGATTGGAGAGGCAGCACCGGCTGTGACTTTGGAGTCACTCCGGACCGGGTTCAAGGGGCCCTCCTACTTAGAACTACCTCCGTGTTCTCAGGCAAAGCCCTTCCCCtcggggcctcagttttctcacctacaaaatgggGCTTGGAGGGGGGAGAATGGATGGGTCAACCAGATAATTTCTCAAAAGCAGATCTTTAGTTCTAGAAATTAGCCAAGTCAGAAAAATGTCAACTTTTCTTTATTCTGCCCAGGGCTATTGGAAAAAGGTGACAttcccgcccccacccccactcccagtTTCCTAAAGCTCAGCTGTTTAGGGCCAAAAGGGAGCTTAGAAATTGGCTGGGAAATTCCCGTCAGCAAGTGAAATAATTTGTGCGAGGCCTGTCAGTTGACACCTATGAAGCACTCCTGTGTGCTGGGCtaagcaaagagaaaaagaaacaaaggtgagagaagtccctgctctccaggagctcccagcaataaggagagggagaggagattGGGAAGGGCTCCGCCTCTCCTAGCCGGGCTAGGGTCCTGGGACCCCCAAAAAGCGGCCCACCATTTCCTGTTACCTGTTGATAAGCACAAAATTGAAGGCGTGCCCGGTCACGTCGGTCACACGGTCTCGAATGTGCTCCAGGACTGGGATCCAGGGCTTTGGAGACAGGGTGAGGCCCGCAAAGGTGTAGGTCAGCCCCTCGTCCCCGTAAGTGGCCTGCTTCCTCGGGATCCGGTGCCACTTCCCATACACGTGCACTCTGGAAAGATCGCCTGCCGAAAGAAAGCTCCATTGCATCAGTGCCCAAGAATTTGTTTCTGCGGCTCCCCCTAGGATGGAAGCGGGCAGCCCACCCGAGTATCGGAGCCCGGGGGCCGGCCCTAGCCCTTGGGACTTGGGGAAGAGCCAGCTGCTGATGCCTGCTGGAAACGAGATGGTGCTCGGTGCCATCCCAAAGAGAGGAAGGCTGTGCCAAAAACGATGCCAGGAGAGCATGAGGCTAGAGGTACATGGAGAGGGCGAAGGAAACGCTGGTCATTCAGCCTCTGCTCTGGCCCCTTCCTTTACCCTGGGACCCCGCTAAGTCCCACTGCTGCTTGTCCTGGCCTCTCTGGTCAGGCCAAACACGTGTAATCCCTCCAAGTGTTCAGAAAGACTGCCATTAGGTGAATGTGGCAATAACAGGAACAAACTCTGGGAAGCAGTGTAAGGCCGACAAGGGGCTTACCTCAAACCTAGGAAGAAAGCAGGCAAAATCACCCGTAGCTttgtttcccattttatagatgaggaaacggaggatTTGGGGGGAGATTGAGTGACTATCTGACCTGGAATAAGGAAATATCTCAAATATCAACTAGGGCAAGTCACTCGAGCTCCCCGGCCCTCCGTCTCCCAGCTGTACGATGGGGACTGCCTCCTTCATAGAGGGGTTGTGAGGAAATCCTACCCTGCAGGGCTACAGACTCCTGCATCGTCACTGCTACCATCAGAACACAGATCAGAACCTGGGTCAAGTCCAGCAGCCTCCACTCTGCTACATAACTGCTTAAACCACTGGAACGGGGCAGGGATTTCTCTCCACAGCCGGCCAGCCAAGCTCAAGAAGCCCGCCATGGTGTGGAGGTAGTGGCCTAGGCATGGAGCCAGCCCTGAAACTGGGCGACCTGGCCCCACCGACAGCCCGGGACGACTCACCGCAGAGAGACTCCTCCTTGGGGTCCCCTTCGCCAGGCAAGGGGCCCGGCCTCCCTCCGGCTCCAGGAGCCATTGGCCAAGGGCCCCCTTCTCCCGTGTGGGCGCGCTACATGGGGCAGCGCTCTGACACGAGAAGGGCCCTGGCTCTGCTCTCAAGTTCATTCAGTCCCATTTCTGCTCACTCAATCACTAATTAAGCATCTCGGGtgcttcccagctgggtgaccctgggcaagtcacttaagcccatccCCTCACTCTtggccttctgccttagagctgatAGTGAGGGGTGCAGAAGGAGATGGCTACTCCCCTACCCTGCCGGGCTGAATCGGGAGCCCAGCAGGGCCCTAAAGAGGTCCAAAAAGGGTCGCTGTCCCAACGGCTCAGCATGGCAGCCGCCCACTCCTGGGCCCACCACAGCCAGGGCTTCAAGGGGAAGCGCATAGTCCCTCGTCATGGGAGAAGCCTGGCAGCTCCAAGACAAGGGCCCCGACACTGCCGGCAGACAGGGTTCCGCTCAAAGCAAACCCTCGGTGACTGCGAAAGCTGCTGCGAATGGCAAGGAGGGAGCTTTGGCTATTGGAGACAGAGCCAgaagtcagagctgggagaggcctTAGAATAAGGCATCTGAGCCAGGAGGGGACTTGGAAGCTTCAGGGCCTGCTCCCTTGTTTTATAAGAGGAAGAATGGGAGCAGGAGGGGTCACCAGAGGCCTGGCAGAGAAGCTGGCCCCCGGGGCTTCTGGGGAGGGCAGGACCTGTGTGTGTCCTCCAGGCAGACACCCCAAGGGGCCTGGAGAAAGATGCAAAGAAAGAGCCGCTTTGGGTCAGGGGAGACCTTTGGGTCAGGGGAGACCTCGTGCCCCTTGTGGGAGTGACTGAACAAAATGGCCTGtaactgtgctttaagaaatcaCAGCAAGGACAGGCCAGCCTGGGAAACGGGGAGCCTGGGAAGCCCTGatgcagtgaagtgagcagaactggaaCAAGGTGGGCAGTCCATACCACGCTGCAAGGGAGCCCAAGACCCTCCTCAGGAGGGCCAGGCTGGGACTAGAGTTCCATGACTAAAGTCTTGGGATGGCTGCTTTTAGAGCCCTTTGTGCTCTGACTTCTGAAAAAAAGGTTTTACTTCCCAGCACAGAATGGTTCTTATTAAACCCACTGCATGCACCTTGGGGAAAACGCCAAAACCTGGAGCTGGGCAGACTTTAGAAAGTGATGCAGTGATGCTAGCAGGGCCccaagacctccaggaatggggggggggggtcttcaGCAGGGGCCAACACAAAGGCAGccagccgcccccccccccccaggttcaATGCTCACCTTCAAAATATTCCACTTCTTTTTCCAGGGTCTGCAGCAGGGTGTCCGCCTCCTCCCGGCTGAATAGGACTGTATAGTCACAGTCCAGGCTCTCGGCCTGAATCTTCTGCCAGTGGTAGCCCTCAGCCAAGTTgctgtctgtctctgccttctCGGTCCGGGGTCTCTTCTTCctgctttcctcttcttcctcctgggAGGCGTCGTCGCCTTTCTCCGGCTCCTCTTTACCTTCTTCTAAAGGACACCTCTCTGTCTTCTTTGCCGCTACCCTCTCCATCTGCTATGCTCTGGAAGGGACCCAGGAGTAGGGAGGCCCGACAGAAATGGGGAGA encodes:
- the ALKBH2 gene encoding DNA oxidative demethylase ALKBH2; translation: MERVAAKKTERCPLEEGKEEPEKGDDASQEEEEESRKKRPRTEKAETDSNLAEGYHWQKIQAESLDCDYTVLFSREEADTLLQTLEKEVEYFEGDLSRVHVYGKWHRIPRKQATYGDEGLTYTFAGLTLSPKPWIPVLEHIRDRVTDVTGHAFNFVLINRYKDGCDHIGEHRDDERELAPKSPIASVSFGACRDFFFRHRDSRGKEPSRPVEVVKLQLAHGSLLMMNHPTNIHWYHSLPVRKGILAPRVNLTFRNIVFSKR